The Buttiauxella selenatireducens genome has a window encoding:
- a CDS encoding DUF2002 family protein: MYLRPDEVARVLEKAGFTMDVVTPKTYGYRRGENYVYVNREARMGRTALIIHPTLKERSQTLAEPATDVKTCDHYQQFPLYLAGVTHQHYGIPHGFSSRIALERYLSGLFGEH, translated from the coding sequence ATGTATCTACGACCCGATGAGGTGGCCCGCGTCCTTGAAAAAGCCGGTTTTACCATGGATGTTGTCACACCCAAAACGTACGGATATCGCCGTGGCGAAAATTACGTGTATGTCAATCGTGAAGCGCGTATGGGACGAACTGCGCTTATCATTCACCCGACGCTAAAAGAACGAAGCCAAACCCTGGCAGAACCAGCGACGGACGTTAAAACTTGCGATCATTACCAACAATTTCCACTCTACCTGGCAGGCGTTACTCATCAGCATTACGGTATTCCGCACGGCTTTAGTTCACGCATTGCGCTGGAGCGTTATTTGTCTGGTTTGTTTGGCGAGCATTAA
- a CDS encoding rhodanese family protein: MTIQTISPAEAKVLVAKGAALIDIRERDEYARENIAEAHLLSLSAIENGDRLGPFDPFDTVIFYCQSGMRTAQNAQKLADAVAPAKVLLIEGGLTAWKKDGQEILADKSQPLPLMRQVQIAAGTLILAGVILGFAIHPGFFLLSGFVGAGLLFAGISGFCGMARLLAIMPWNKR, encoded by the coding sequence ATGACTATTCAGACTATTTCCCCAGCCGAAGCCAAAGTCCTGGTCGCCAAAGGCGCTGCGTTGATTGATATCCGCGAGCGTGACGAATATGCGCGCGAGAATATTGCCGAGGCACATTTACTGTCACTTTCTGCCATCGAAAATGGCGACAGGCTTGGCCCGTTTGATCCCTTCGATACGGTCATTTTTTATTGCCAGTCCGGCATGCGCACCGCTCAAAATGCGCAGAAGCTGGCGGATGCGGTGGCTCCAGCCAAAGTCTTGTTGATTGAAGGTGGATTAACGGCGTGGAAGAAAGATGGTCAGGAAATACTCGCGGATAAATCGCAGCCTTTGCCGTTAATGCGCCAGGTGCAGATAGCCGCAGGGACACTGATTCTCGCAGGGGTGATACTCGGTTTTGCTATTCACCCTGGTTTCTTTTTACTGTCGGGATTTGTGGGGGCAGGTTTGTTGTTTGCAGGTATCAGCGGTTTTTGCGGCATGGCTCGCTTGCTGGCCATTATGCCGTGGAATAAGCGCTAA
- the proV gene encoding glycine betaine/L-proline ABC transporter ATP-binding protein ProV, whose protein sequence is MAIKLEVKNLYKVFGEHPQRAFKYIEKGISKAELLEKTGLSLGVKDASLAIEEGEIFVIMGLSGSGKSTMVRLLNRLIEPTRGQVLIDGVDIAKISDAELREVRKNKISMVFQSFALMPHMTVLNNTAFGMELAGIALKERQEKALDALRQVGLENYAHAYPDELSGGMRQRVGLARALAINPDILLMDEAFSALDPLIRTEMQDELIKLQAKHQRTIVFISHDLDEAMRIGDRIAIMQGGEVVQVGTPDEILNNPANDYVRTFFRGVDISQVFSAKDIARRNPAGLLRKTAGFGPRSALKLLQDEDREFGYVIERGQKFLGIVSTDSLKAALATGQGLDNAYLESPAAVSADTSLSDLLTHVGQAPCAVPVVGEESQYVGIISKGVLLQALDREGVSQ, encoded by the coding sequence ATGGCAATTAAACTTGAAGTGAAGAATTTATATAAGGTATTTGGTGAGCATCCACAGCGCGCATTCAAATATATCGAAAAGGGCATTTCAAAAGCTGAATTACTGGAGAAAACAGGGCTGTCGCTTGGCGTGAAAGACGCCAGTCTGGCAATTGAAGAAGGCGAGATTTTTGTCATCATGGGGTTATCAGGTTCTGGTAAATCCACCATGGTTCGCCTTCTCAATCGCCTGATTGAACCAACCCGTGGACAGGTACTGATTGATGGCGTTGACATCGCCAAAATATCAGACGCGGAACTCCGTGAAGTACGCAAAAATAAGATCTCCATGGTATTCCAGTCCTTTGCTCTGATGCCACATATGACGGTGTTAAATAATACCGCTTTTGGTATGGAATTAGCCGGAATTGCATTAAAAGAACGTCAGGAAAAAGCGCTTGATGCATTGCGTCAGGTTGGGCTTGAAAATTATGCCCACGCTTATCCCGATGAGCTTTCCGGCGGTATGCGTCAGCGTGTTGGTTTGGCCCGTGCTTTGGCAATTAATCCAGATATATTATTGATGGATGAAGCCTTCTCTGCCCTCGATCCATTAATTCGTACTGAGATGCAGGATGAGTTAATTAAATTGCAGGCGAAACATCAACGTACCATTGTATTTATTTCCCACGATTTGGATGAAGCAATGCGTATTGGCGACCGTATTGCCATTATGCAAGGTGGTGAAGTTGTGCAAGTCGGTACACCGGATGAAATTTTAAATAATCCGGCGAATGATTATGTGCGCACCTTCTTCCGCGGTGTGGATATTAGCCAGGTGTTTAGCGCGAAAGATATTGCCCGTCGTAACCCGGCTGGCCTACTGCGCAAAACCGCCGGTTTTGGCCCACGCTCGGCACTCAAACTGCTGCAAGATGAAGACCGTGAATTCGGTTATGTCATTGAACGTGGGCAGAAATTTCTCGGGATTGTCTCGACTGATTCACTGAAAGCCGCACTCGCTACGGGCCAGGGTCTGGACAATGCTTACCTCGAATCTCCAGCGGCCGTTTCCGCTGATACGTCACTGAGCGATCTTCTCACCCATGTAGGCCAGGCACCGTGTGCGGTTCCGGTTGTTGGGGAAGAGAGTCAGTACGTGGGCATTATCTCGAAAGGGGTTCTGCTGCAGGCGTTAGATCGTGAGGGGGTAAGTCAATGA
- a CDS encoding carboxymuconolactone decarboxylase family protein, whose protein sequence is MIELRQPYFDLSPAVFKPMLQALKGLESSSLGSTMIELVFLRVSQINGCAYCLEMHSKALRKDGVDQTKLDALAGWKVSHHFSDKERAALAWAEAVTLITEGGAEDAVYQPLLQFFTAQEISDLTFTASLMNAFNRLAISMRM, encoded by the coding sequence ATGATCGAATTACGCCAGCCCTACTTTGACCTTTCCCCAGCAGTATTTAAGCCAATGCTTCAGGCGCTGAAAGGCCTGGAATCCAGCTCACTGGGTTCAACCATGATTGAACTGGTTTTCCTGCGTGTCTCGCAAATTAACGGCTGCGCCTATTGCCTGGAAATGCACTCAAAAGCCTTACGCAAAGATGGCGTTGACCAGACCAAACTGGATGCACTCGCGGGCTGGAAAGTGAGTCATCACTTCAGCGACAAAGAGCGCGCAGCACTCGCCTGGGCTGAAGCCGTCACACTCATTACCGAAGGTGGCGCCGAAGATGCGGTGTACCAACCGTTGCTGCAATTCTTTACCGCCCAGGAAATTAGCGATTTGACGTTTACCGCCAGCCTGATGAACGCGTTTAATCGTCTGGCGATCAGTATGCGTATGTAG
- the nrdF gene encoding class 1b ribonucleoside-diphosphate reductase subunit beta, producing MTELSRVSAINWNKIEDEKDLEVWNRLTSNFWLPEKVPLSNDIPAWQSLTHDEQQLTIRVFTGLTLLDTIQNTVGAPVLMADAITPHEEAVLSNVSFMEAVHARSYSSIFSTLCQTKDVDAAYDWSEENAPLQRKAQIILAHYHADDPLKKKIASVFLESFLFYSGFYLPMYWSSRGKLTNTADLIRLIIRDEAVHGYYIGYKFQKSLAQQSLERQAELQNFAFELLMDLYDNEVEYTDALYGGVGWQDEVKAFLCYNANKALMNLGYNALFPPEMSEVNPSILAALSPNADENHDFFSGSGSSYVMGKAVETVDEDWDF from the coding sequence ATGACTGAGTTAAGCCGCGTAAGTGCCATCAACTGGAATAAAATCGAGGATGAGAAAGACCTCGAAGTGTGGAACCGCCTGACCAGCAACTTCTGGCTTCCCGAGAAAGTGCCCTTGTCCAACGACATTCCGGCGTGGCAGTCGCTGACGCACGACGAACAGCAACTCACCATTCGCGTGTTTACCGGGCTGACATTGCTGGACACCATCCAGAATACCGTAGGGGCACCCGTGTTGATGGCGGATGCGATAACACCTCATGAAGAAGCGGTGCTGTCGAATGTGAGCTTTATGGAGGCGGTACATGCCCGCTCCTACAGTTCGATTTTCTCAACACTTTGCCAAACCAAAGATGTTGATGCCGCCTACGACTGGAGTGAGGAAAATGCGCCGTTGCAACGCAAGGCGCAAATTATCCTTGCGCATTATCATGCTGATGACCCGCTGAAGAAGAAAATTGCCAGCGTATTTCTGGAGTCCTTTTTATTTTATTCAGGCTTTTATTTACCGATGTATTGGTCAAGCCGTGGCAAATTGACTAATACGGCAGATCTTATCCGCCTGATTATTCGTGACGAGGCGGTGCACGGTTATTACATCGGATATAAGTTCCAGAAATCACTGGCCCAACAAAGTCTGGAACGCCAGGCCGAGTTGCAGAACTTCGCCTTCGAGTTGCTGATGGATCTTTACGATAACGAAGTGGAATATACCGATGCGCTGTACGGTGGCGTTGGCTGGCAGGATGAGGTGAAAGCGTTTCTTTGTTACAACGCGAATAAGGCGTTGATGAACCTGGGCTACAACGCGCTGTTCCCGCCTGAAATGAGTGAGGTGAACCCTTCGATACTCGCAGCACTTTCGCCAAACGCTGACGAAAACCATGACTTTTTCTCAGGTTCTGGTTCGTCTTATGTGATGGGGAAAGCGGTGGAAACAGTTGACGAAGATTGGGATTTTTAA
- a CDS encoding DUF883 family protein, with protein sequence MFNRVNRNDVDEGVDDINRDVNQLADTLEEVLKSFGSDVKEEGEAARKKAESLLKETRARLQGRTRVKQAACDAIGCADTYVRDKPWQSVGISAAVGIFIGALLASRR encoded by the coding sequence ATGTTTAACCGCGTAAATCGAAATGATGTAGACGAAGGTGTTGATGATATTAACCGTGACGTGAACCAACTGGCTGACACCCTGGAAGAGGTTCTCAAATCGTTCGGTAGCGATGTTAAAGAAGAAGGGGAAGCCGCCCGCAAAAAAGCGGAATCTCTATTGAAAGAGACGCGTGCTCGCCTTCAGGGTCGCACCCGAGTAAAACAAGCCGCTTGTGATGCGATCGGTTGCGCTGATACTTATGTGCGCGACAAACCCTGGCAGAGCGTAGGTATTAGCGCCGCCGTGGGTATCTTCATCGGGGCTTTACTAGCGTCCCGACGTTAG
- the nrdH gene encoding glutaredoxin-like protein NrdH, translating into MRITIYTRNDCVQCHATKRAIESRGFTFELVNLDLTPEAADDLRAQGYRQLPVVITDQESWSGFRPDMINRLRARVSA; encoded by the coding sequence ATGCGCATTACCATATACACTCGAAATGACTGTGTCCAATGCCACGCCACCAAACGCGCAATCGAAAGTCGTGGATTCACTTTTGAGCTGGTTAATCTCGATTTAACCCCAGAAGCAGCGGACGATTTGCGCGCTCAAGGTTATCGCCAGTTGCCGGTCGTCATTACCGATCAGGAAAGCTGGAGCGGGTTTCGCCCGGACATGATCAACCGCCTGCGCGCTCGAGTCAGCGCATGA
- the nrdE gene encoding class 1b ribonucleoside-diphosphate reductase subunit alpha, producing MATTEAISVMATESADFHALNAMLNLYDSEGRIQFEKDKLAIEHFHKQHVLPRSRHFPHQQARLEWLVAEGYYDNAVLQRYESRFVTALFEKAHNSGFQFQTFLGAWKYYTSYTLKSYDGKEYLEHFPDRVCMVALTLAQGDENLANRLMDEMLSGRFQPATPTFLNCGKMQRGEFVSCFLLRIEDNMESIGRAVNSALQLSKRGGGVAFLLSNLREVGAPIKRIENQSSGVIPVMKMLEDAFSYANQLGARQGAGAVYLHAHHPDILRFLDTKRENADEKIRIKSLSLGVVIPDITFQLAKDNHPMALFSPYDVERIYGKPFGDIAVSDLYQEMLADERIRKTFINARDFFQTLAEIQFESGYPYIMFEDTVNRANPIAGRINMSNLCSEILQVNSASTYDENLDYAQVGKDISCNLGSLNIAHTMDSPDFGQTIETAIRGLTAVSDMSHIRSVPSIEAGNSASHAIGLGQMNLHGYLAREGIAYGSAEGLDFTNFYFYTVTWHAIRASNLLARERKQRFAGFEQSRYANGEYFRQYLQESWQPKTQKVRELFASAGIDIPTREQWQQLRDDVMEFGLYNQNLQAIPPTGSISYINHATSSIHPIVSRIEIRKEGKTGRVYYPAPFMTNDNLEFYQDAYDIGPEKIIDTYAQATRHVDQGLSLTLFFRDTATTRDINKAQIYAWKKGIKTLYYIRLRQMALEGTEVQGCVSCAL from the coding sequence TTGGCAACGACAGAAGCTATCAGCGTAATGGCGACGGAAAGCGCGGATTTTCACGCGCTCAACGCCATGTTGAATCTCTATGATTCCGAAGGGCGGATCCAGTTTGAGAAAGACAAACTGGCAATAGAACACTTCCATAAACAGCATGTGCTGCCCCGTTCGCGCCACTTTCCCCATCAGCAGGCTCGCCTCGAGTGGTTGGTGGCAGAAGGTTATTACGACAACGCCGTGCTGCAACGTTACGAAAGCCGTTTTGTCACAGCGCTATTTGAAAAAGCCCACAACAGCGGTTTCCAGTTCCAGACATTTCTCGGCGCGTGGAAGTATTACACCAGCTACACGCTGAAATCTTATGACGGCAAAGAATATCTGGAACACTTCCCGGACCGAGTTTGCATGGTGGCGCTTACCCTTGCACAAGGTGACGAGAATCTGGCAAATCGCCTGATGGATGAGATGCTCAGTGGTCGTTTCCAGCCTGCAACGCCGACTTTTTTGAACTGCGGAAAGATGCAGCGCGGCGAATTCGTTTCCTGCTTCTTGCTGCGAATCGAAGACAATATGGAATCGATTGGCCGCGCGGTGAACTCGGCACTTCAGCTCTCGAAACGCGGTGGCGGCGTGGCTTTCTTGCTCTCGAATTTGCGAGAAGTCGGTGCACCGATTAAACGTATCGAAAACCAGTCATCCGGCGTGATCCCGGTGATGAAAATGCTGGAAGATGCGTTTTCTTACGCCAACCAGCTCGGTGCGCGTCAGGGCGCCGGGGCCGTGTATCTGCACGCGCACCATCCCGATATTTTACGTTTTCTCGATACCAAGCGTGAAAATGCTGACGAGAAAATCCGCATTAAGTCGCTCTCGCTGGGCGTGGTGATCCCGGATATCACTTTCCAGCTGGCAAAAGATAATCATCCGATGGCGCTCTTCTCGCCTTACGATGTCGAGCGTATTTATGGGAAGCCGTTTGGCGATATTGCAGTCAGCGATTTGTATCAGGAAATGTTGGCAGACGAACGCATCCGTAAGACCTTTATTAACGCGCGCGATTTCTTCCAGACACTGGCGGAAATCCAGTTTGAGTCCGGTTATCCGTACATCATGTTTGAAGATACGGTCAACCGCGCAAACCCGATTGCCGGGCGCATTAATATGAGCAATCTGTGCTCAGAAATTTTGCAGGTGAATAGCGCTTCGACGTATGACGAAAACCTCGATTATGCGCAGGTTGGCAAAGATATCTCCTGTAATCTCGGCTCGCTAAATATCGCCCACACCATGGATTCGCCTGATTTTGGCCAGACCATAGAGACGGCGATCCGTGGGCTGACGGCGGTTTCCGATATGAGCCATATTCGCTCAGTGCCTTCTATTGAGGCCGGAAATTCCGCTTCGCACGCCATTGGCCTCGGGCAGATGAATCTACACGGTTATCTGGCACGCGAAGGTATTGCTTATGGCTCTGCTGAAGGGCTGGATTTCACTAATTTCTATTTTTACACCGTCACCTGGCACGCCATACGTGCATCAAATTTGCTGGCGCGGGAACGCAAACAGCGCTTTGCCGGTTTTGAACAATCACGTTACGCGAACGGTGAGTACTTCCGCCAATATCTGCAAGAAAGCTGGCAGCCGAAAACCCAAAAAGTGCGCGAGTTATTCGCCAGTGCGGGTATCGATATTCCAACACGCGAGCAGTGGCAGCAGTTGCGCGACGATGTCATGGAGTTCGGTCTGTATAACCAAAATTTGCAGGCCATTCCGCCGACCGGATCGATTTCTTATATCAATCACGCGACGTCGAGTATTCACCCTATCGTCTCGCGCATTGAGATCCGCAAAGAGGGAAAAACCGGGCGCGTTTATTATCCGGCTCCGTTTATGACCAACGACAATCTGGAGTTTTACCAGGACGCCTACGACATTGGCCCAGAAAAAATCATCGACACTTACGCGCAAGCCACACGTCATGTCGATCAAGGGCTGTCGCTGACACTCTTTTTCCGCGATACCGCAACGACTCGCGATATTAACAAAGCGCAGATTTACGCCTGGAAGAAAGGCATTAAAACGCTCTATTACATTCGCTTGCGCCAGATGGCGCTGGAAGGCACCGAAGTTCAGGGCTGCGTTTCCTGCGCTTTATAA
- the pdxR gene encoding MocR-like pyridoxine biosynthesis transcription factor PdxR — MPRYQQIARQLKQAISDGELVAGSRLPSSRTMALELGVARATVENAYGELVAQGWLERRGQAGTFVSPSVTSGANNVANALSQPQGAPRPFQMGLPALDAFPRGLWARVMGRRLRLQTRYDLVMPEANGESTLRQAIADYLRFSRSIDCQPEQIFITAGFQAAMRLVVHTLAKPGDGIWLEDPGYRYVRPVFDEAGMALHPVPVDGEGMQIEYGIEHFPDARFALLTPAHQSPLGVALSLTRRHQLLDWAAANQSWVIEDDYDSEFRYHGKPLPPIKSLDGPQRVIYAGTFSKSLFPALRVAWLVVPQQLVEAFSRHTHFLPCTAPLLIQQTIADFLREGHFWRHLKKMRLCYSERRVWLEQALREQGFDVVPQAGGIQLVMRVRGDEREWVAKAREVGLAVQALSDWRMVSKGEGGILMSFTNLTSPSLARQAAKQLREAIS; from the coding sequence ATCCCGCGTTATCAACAAATCGCCAGGCAACTCAAACAGGCAATCAGTGACGGTGAGCTGGTGGCCGGGAGCCGTTTGCCATCAAGCCGCACCATGGCGCTGGAACTCGGTGTGGCACGGGCGACAGTGGAAAACGCCTATGGAGAACTGGTGGCACAAGGCTGGCTGGAAAGACGCGGCCAGGCTGGAACGTTTGTCAGTCCTTCCGTCACATCGGGGGCCAATAACGTGGCGAATGCATTGAGCCAACCACAAGGTGCGCCGCGTCCGTTTCAAATGGGGTTGCCCGCCCTTGATGCTTTTCCGCGAGGGTTGTGGGCGCGAGTTATGGGACGGCGTCTCCGTCTGCAAACCCGCTATGACCTGGTCATGCCCGAAGCTAACGGCGAATCGACACTGCGCCAGGCCATTGCCGACTATTTACGTTTTTCGCGCAGTATTGACTGCCAGCCGGAGCAGATATTTATCACCGCCGGTTTTCAGGCTGCGATGCGGCTGGTGGTGCATACGCTGGCAAAACCAGGGGATGGAATATGGCTGGAAGATCCCGGCTACCGCTATGTGCGTCCGGTTTTCGACGAAGCAGGAATGGCGTTGCATCCCGTCCCCGTCGATGGCGAAGGGATGCAAATTGAATACGGGATAGAGCATTTTCCTGACGCTCGTTTTGCGCTACTTACGCCCGCGCACCAAAGCCCGCTTGGCGTGGCGTTGTCGCTAACACGCCGCCATCAACTACTCGACTGGGCGGCGGCCAACCAAAGCTGGGTGATTGAAGACGATTACGACAGCGAGTTTCGCTACCACGGGAAACCCTTACCCCCGATAAAAAGCCTCGATGGCCCGCAGCGAGTGATCTACGCCGGAACATTCAGCAAATCACTGTTTCCGGCACTGCGCGTCGCCTGGTTGGTGGTGCCGCAACAGCTGGTCGAGGCATTCTCACGGCATACGCATTTCTTACCTTGCACCGCCCCGTTACTGATTCAGCAAACCATTGCCGATTTTCTTCGCGAGGGCCACTTTTGGCGGCATTTGAAAAAAATGCGTTTGTGCTACAGCGAGCGACGCGTATGGCTGGAACAGGCACTGCGAGAGCAAGGGTTCGATGTCGTGCCGCAAGCCGGAGGCATTCAACTGGTGATGCGTGTCCGTGGCGATGAGCGCGAATGGGTGGCTAAAGCTCGCGAAGTGGGGCTGGCGGTGCAGGCATTAAGTGACTGGCGAATGGTGTCAAAAGGGGAAGGGGGGATTTTGATGAGTTTTACTAATCTGACTTCGCCGTCACTTGCGCGACAGGCCGCAAAGCAATTGCGTGAGGCGATCAGCTGA
- the nrdI gene encoding class Ib ribonucleoside-diphosphate reductase assembly flavoprotein NrdI has translation MSHLVYFSSTSENTLRFVERLGLPALRIPLELRQRLIVTEPYILVVPSYGGGGIAGSVPAQVIRFLNNATNRALLRGVIASGNRNFGEGFCRAGDVIAQKCQVPYLYRFELLGTEQDIENVRKGVKEFWQRQKLSA, from the coding sequence ATGAGTCATCTCGTCTACTTCTCGAGCACCTCGGAAAATACCCTGCGCTTTGTTGAGCGCCTGGGACTGCCCGCGCTGCGTATCCCGCTGGAGCTAAGACAGCGGCTGATCGTTACGGAACCCTACATTTTGGTAGTGCCGAGCTACGGCGGTGGCGGAATTGCAGGTTCAGTGCCCGCCCAGGTGATTCGATTTTTAAATAATGCGACCAACCGTGCATTACTGCGGGGCGTTATCGCCAGCGGAAATCGTAACTTTGGCGAAGGTTTTTGCCGGGCGGGCGACGTGATAGCCCAAAAATGCCAGGTGCCGTATCTCTATCGTTTTGAGCTATTGGGCACCGAGCAGGACATCGAAAACGTGCGTAAGGGAGTCAAAGAATTTTGGCAACGACAGAAGCTATCAGCGTAA
- a CDS encoding DUF2623 family protein, whose protein sequence is MDNHFGKGLMAGLKAREADSVTRVTRFCSDYKRGFVLGFSHRISEQTGDRQRAAWEAGVLTRRYNLDKELVADFFKEVNADTAVKCFFAGYERGY, encoded by the coding sequence GTGGATAACCATTTTGGTAAGGGATTGATGGCAGGGCTAAAAGCCCGTGAAGCTGACAGTGTCACCAGGGTGACTCGCTTCTGTTCGGACTATAAACGTGGTTTTGTTCTGGGGTTTAGCCATCGCATCTCGGAACAAACCGGTGACCGCCAACGTGCTGCATGGGAAGCAGGCGTTTTGACGCGTCGCTACAACCTCGATAAAGAGTTGGTCGCCGATTTTTTCAAAGAAGTGAATGCTGACACCGCAGTGAAATGTTTTTTTGCCGGATATGAAAGAGGGTACTGA
- a CDS encoding GntR family transcriptional regulator — protein sequence MKKDVSAQMLGEKIAETIRQKIIVGELAPGARLSETALSEQLDISRNTLREVFRMLTQEGLLRYEPNRGVYVAVPDMAAILDIYRIRRLIECDALTHAYPLHPAVAKMAAAVEEAREYRKLSNWRNVGTANMKFHTAIVELADSERLTRLYRNISAELRLVFGHLNDPEILYAPYIEKNAHILALLIDDQNEKAAHTMMEYLELSERTVLAAWSRHQQSS from the coding sequence ATGAAGAAAGATGTGTCCGCTCAAATGCTGGGCGAGAAAATCGCTGAAACCATCCGCCAGAAAATTATCGTCGGCGAGCTCGCCCCTGGCGCACGCCTGTCTGAAACGGCGCTCAGCGAACAGCTGGATATTTCGCGCAATACGCTACGTGAAGTGTTTCGCATGCTGACCCAGGAAGGGTTGCTGCGCTATGAACCGAACCGTGGGGTTTACGTGGCAGTGCCAGATATGGCAGCGATTTTAGATATTTACCGCATTCGGCGTCTGATTGAGTGTGATGCGCTGACGCATGCCTACCCGTTACATCCGGCGGTAGCAAAAATGGCCGCAGCCGTTGAAGAGGCGCGCGAATATCGCAAGCTCAGCAACTGGCGTAATGTCGGCACCGCGAATATGAAGTTTCATACCGCGATTGTTGAGCTGGCTGACAGTGAACGCCTGACACGCCTGTACCGCAATATCTCCGCAGAACTGCGGCTGGTATTCGGTCATCTTAACGATCCAGAAATTCTCTACGCCCCGTATATTGAGAAAAACGCCCACATCCTGGCGCTGCTGATTGATGACCAAAATGAAAAAGCCGCCCACACCATGATGGAATATCTTGAGCTATCCGAGCGTACGGTACTGGCGGCCTGGTCCAGACACCAACAATCGTCCTGA
- the alaE gene encoding L-alanine exporter AlaE translates to MFSPESRLRHAVADTFAMVVYCSAVNMMIEIFLSGMSFEQSLSSRLVAIPVNILIAWPYGFYRDAFMRFTKRYSQSNWAKNLADVLAYVTFQSPVYVVILWSVGADWNQIAAAVSSNIIVSMLMGAAYGYFLDYCRRLFRISGYRNAKAGV, encoded by the coding sequence ATGTTTTCTCCTGAGTCACGCTTGCGCCATGCAGTTGCGGATACTTTTGCAATGGTGGTGTATTGCTCGGCTGTAAACATGATGATAGAGATTTTCCTCTCCGGAATGAGCTTTGAGCAGTCACTCTCTTCACGTCTGGTTGCCATTCCCGTCAATATATTGATTGCCTGGCCCTACGGTTTTTATCGCGACGCGTTTATGCGTTTCACTAAACGCTACAGCCAGTCTAACTGGGCAAAAAATCTTGCAGACGTGCTGGCTTACGTGACTTTCCAGTCACCGGTTTACGTTGTCATTTTGTGGTCGGTCGGCGCTGACTGGAACCAGATAGCGGCTGCGGTGAGCTCGAACATTATTGTGTCGATGCTTATGGGTGCAGCGTATGGCTATTTTCTGGATTATTGCCGCCGTCTGTTCCGTATCAGCGGTTACCGGAATGCAAAAGCTGGGGTTTGA